A genomic window from Castor canadensis chromosome 18, mCasCan1.hap1v2, whole genome shotgun sequence includes:
- the Ccdc188 gene encoding coiled-coil domain-containing protein 188 isoform X2, whose amino-acid sequence MEGPKTLGPCGHSYPQCPPAPASSSHGGCLDQPCQGYVRWPYLVPLPSAQSLESARPFPTPRTGGGGPRVEGKAPGSFLSSEEREIPQQSPREHAGPGPRQGETEAGLRWGLPLHPGREQGAPRQGGSPSSGARPCPCPILSAGGGAPAPPKAGPSQLQSRPLGSAEQSFLQLEQENHNLKRQNQDLREQLGALLGPGPQFLPLCTEHSSCTAMAWSPEAASTRPLEERAPVQLVHRELCQGEEAFVQQSQNELQQIRLSFERKKMAITEVWDGVAEVHMALNNQATGLLNLKKDIRGVLDQMEDIQLEILGERAQCRTQARKDQEMACKGRPQLGCSEGLKGQFWLLALRLLLGALLACTAAYVYVVDPTPFEGLVPPLLSRAAVWKLRALLGPFLHLEVDDFLPF is encoded by the exons AAACCTTGGGCCCCTGTGGCCACTCCTACCCCCAGTGTCCTCCAGCCCCAGCCTCAAGCAGTCATGGAGGATGCCTGGATCAACCCTGCCAGGGATATGTAAGGTGGCCCTACCTGGTTCCCCTCCCCTCTGCTCAGTCACTGGAGTCTGCAAGGCCTTTCCCAACTCCAAGAACAGGGGGTGGGGGGCCCAGGGTAGAGGGCAAGGCACCTGGGAGCTTTCTCTCCAGTGAAGAAAGAGAGATACCTCAGCAGAGCCCAAGAGAGCACGCAGGGCCAGGGCCAAGACAAGGAGAAACGGAGGCAGGGCTGAGGTGGGGCTTGCCTCTGCACCCAGGGAGAGAACAGGGTGCCCCCAGGCAGGGGGGGTCCCCTAGCTCAGGGGCCAGACCTTGCCCATGCCCAATCTTGTCAGCTGGAGGAGGGGCCCCAGCCCCACCCAAGGCAGGCCCCTCGCAGCTCCAGAGCAGGCCACTGGGGTCTGCAGAACAATCCTTTCTCCAGCTGGAGCAGGAGAACCACAACCTG AAAAGGCAGAACCAGGACCTTCGGGAGCAGTTGGGGGCCCTCCTGGGGCCAGGGCCTCAGTTCCTGCCCCTGTGTACCGAGCACTCGAGCTGCACAGCCATGGCCTGG TCCCCCGAGGCAGCCAGCACCCGGCCTCTGGAGGAGAGAGCACCTGTGCAACTGGTGCATCGTGAGCTGTGCCAGGGGGAAGAGGCCTTTGTGCAGCAGTCCCAG AACGAGCTGCAACAGATCCGACTATCctttgagagaaagaaaatggccaTTACTGAG GTGTGGGATGGTGTGGCTGAGGTACACATGGCCCTGAACAACCAGGCCACTGGGCTACTG aaCCTCAAGAAGGACATCCGGGGTGTACTGGATCAAATGGAGGACATTCAGCTGGAGATTCTGGG GGAGAGGGCCCAGTGTCGCACCCAGGCCAGGAAGGACCAGGAGATGGCATGT AAAGGGAGGCCACAGCTGGGATGTTCCGAGGGCCTCAAGGGCCAGTTCTG GCTGCTGGCCCTGAGGCTGCTGCTGGGCGCCCTGCTGGCCTGCACCGCTGCCTACGTGTACGTGGTGGACCCCACACCCTTCGAGGGGCTGGTGCCTCCCCTGCTGAGCCGAGCCGCCGTCTGGAAGCTCCGGGCCCTACTGGGCCCCTTCCTGCACCTCGAGGTGGACGACTTCCTGCCCTTCTAG
- the Ccdc188 gene encoding coiled-coil domain-containing protein 188 isoform X1, producing MEGPKTLGPCGHSYPQCPPAPASSSHGGCLDQPCQGYVRWPYLVPLPSAQSLESARPFPTPRTGGGGPRVEGKAPGSFLSSEEREIPQQSPREHAGPGPRQGETEAGLRWGLPLHPGREQGAPRQGGSPSSGARPCPCPILSAGGGAPAPPKAGPSQLQSRPLGSAEQSFLQLEQENHNLKRQNQDLREQLGALLGPGPQFLPLCTEHSSCTAMAWSPEAASTRPLEERAPVQLVHRELCQGEEAFVQQSQNELQQIRLSFERKKMAITEVWDGVAEVHMALNNQATGLLNLKKDIRGVLDQMEDIQLEILGERAQCRTQARKDQEMACAAKGRPQLGCSEGLKGQFWLLALRLLLGALLACTAAYVYVVDPTPFEGLVPPLLSRAAVWKLRALLGPFLHLEVDDFLPF from the exons AAACCTTGGGCCCCTGTGGCCACTCCTACCCCCAGTGTCCTCCAGCCCCAGCCTCAAGCAGTCATGGAGGATGCCTGGATCAACCCTGCCAGGGATATGTAAGGTGGCCCTACCTGGTTCCCCTCCCCTCTGCTCAGTCACTGGAGTCTGCAAGGCCTTTCCCAACTCCAAGAACAGGGGGTGGGGGGCCCAGGGTAGAGGGCAAGGCACCTGGGAGCTTTCTCTCCAGTGAAGAAAGAGAGATACCTCAGCAGAGCCCAAGAGAGCACGCAGGGCCAGGGCCAAGACAAGGAGAAACGGAGGCAGGGCTGAGGTGGGGCTTGCCTCTGCACCCAGGGAGAGAACAGGGTGCCCCCAGGCAGGGGGGGTCCCCTAGCTCAGGGGCCAGACCTTGCCCATGCCCAATCTTGTCAGCTGGAGGAGGGGCCCCAGCCCCACCCAAGGCAGGCCCCTCGCAGCTCCAGAGCAGGCCACTGGGGTCTGCAGAACAATCCTTTCTCCAGCTGGAGCAGGAGAACCACAACCTG AAAAGGCAGAACCAGGACCTTCGGGAGCAGTTGGGGGCCCTCCTGGGGCCAGGGCCTCAGTTCCTGCCCCTGTGTACCGAGCACTCGAGCTGCACAGCCATGGCCTGG TCCCCCGAGGCAGCCAGCACCCGGCCTCTGGAGGAGAGAGCACCTGTGCAACTGGTGCATCGTGAGCTGTGCCAGGGGGAAGAGGCCTTTGTGCAGCAGTCCCAG AACGAGCTGCAACAGATCCGACTATCctttgagagaaagaaaatggccaTTACTGAG GTGTGGGATGGTGTGGCTGAGGTACACATGGCCCTGAACAACCAGGCCACTGGGCTACTG aaCCTCAAGAAGGACATCCGGGGTGTACTGGATCAAATGGAGGACATTCAGCTGGAGATTCTGGG GGAGAGGGCCCAGTGTCGCACCCAGGCCAGGAAGGACCAGGAGATGGCATGTGCAGCG AAAGGGAGGCCACAGCTGGGATGTTCCGAGGGCCTCAAGGGCCAGTTCTG GCTGCTGGCCCTGAGGCTGCTGCTGGGCGCCCTGCTGGCCTGCACCGCTGCCTACGTGTACGTGGTGGACCCCACACCCTTCGAGGGGCTGGTGCCTCCCCTGCTGAGCCGAGCCGCCGTCTGGAAGCTCCGGGCCCTACTGGGCCCCTTCCTGCACCTCGAGGTGGACGACTTCCTGCCCTTCTAG